One stretch of Candidatus Effluviviaceae Genus I sp. DNA includes these proteins:
- a CDS encoding geranylgeranylglyceryl/heptaprenylglyceryl phosphate synthase: MRGIETLGALYLVLLDPDGRAPENSARLAASAEAAGADAVLVGGSLSLRGRVAECVRAVKGRVGIPVIIFPGNAGFVVPDADAILFLSLVSGRNPELLIGEHVRSAPAIRELGIEPIPTAYLLVESGSTTSVEFMSGTRPLPRTKPDIAMAHALAAQYLGMRLAFFDAGSGARDPVPAEIVAAVSSFVDIPVMVGGGIRSPETAVELVRAGARLVVTGDVIERTGDVSLLEAFAAAVHGAGRRAGGATLREEG, from the coding sequence ATGCGCGGGATCGAGACGCTGGGCGCGCTCTATCTCGTCCTCCTGGATCCCGACGGCCGCGCTCCGGAGAACAGCGCGCGCCTCGCCGCGAGCGCGGAGGCCGCGGGAGCCGATGCCGTCCTCGTGGGCGGAAGCCTGTCGCTTCGCGGACGCGTCGCCGAGTGCGTCCGCGCGGTGAAGGGTCGCGTCGGCATCCCCGTGATCATCTTCCCCGGGAACGCCGGCTTCGTGGTCCCGGACGCCGACGCCATCCTGTTCCTGTCGCTCGTGAGCGGGCGGAACCCGGAGCTTCTCATCGGCGAGCACGTGCGGTCGGCGCCGGCGATCCGCGAACTGGGGATCGAGCCCATCCCGACGGCGTACCTCCTCGTGGAGAGCGGCTCGACGACGTCGGTGGAGTTCATGAGCGGCACGCGCCCGCTTCCGAGGACCAAGCCCGACATCGCGATGGCGCACGCTCTGGCCGCCCAGTACCTCGGCATGCGCCTCGCCTTCTTCGACGCCGGGAGCGGAGCCCGCGATCCCGTGCCGGCGGAGATCGTGGCGGCGGTGTCGTCCTTCGTGGACATCCCGGTCATGGTCGGCGGAGGCATCCGGTCGCCCGAAACGGCCGTGGAGCTCGTGCGCGCGGGCGCGAGGCTCGTCGTCACGGGAGACGTCATCGAGCGCACCGGCGACGTCTCGCTGCTGGAGGCCTTCGCGGCCGCGGTGCACGGCGCTGGGCGCCGGGCCGGCGGCGCGACGTTGCGGGAGGAGGGGTAG